A genome region from Bacillaceae bacterium IKA-2 includes the following:
- the spoIIIAA gene encoding stage III sporulation protein AA — MEDILAVLPEKIKEIVLTFPSDTRDKIEEIRVRVHRPLEIIIDGKPHFPKNGQQQYFITANDAIHLLNQLSAYSLYALEEELKRGYITIRGGHRVGLAGKVITEKGQVKAIRDISSFNIRVARQKLGVAEPYVNYLYNSNGWNNTLIVGPPQSGKTTFLRDLARVISEGYGAIPSLKIGIVDERSEIAGSIKGVPQHDLGNRVDVLDACPKAEGMMMLIRAMSPQILIVDEIGRKEDSEAIMEAIHSGVKIMTTVHGNTLEDVLDRPTLKELMKMHVFTRYIELSRGSQPGKVSRIRDENGKNVVRLH; from the coding sequence TTGGAAGATATATTAGCGGTATTACCAGAGAAGATCAAGGAAATAGTTTTGACCTTTCCTTCCGATACGCGGGATAAAATTGAAGAAATTAGGGTTCGAGTTCATCGGCCACTTGAAATCATTATCGATGGAAAACCGCATTTTCCTAAGAACGGACAGCAACAATATTTTATTACTGCAAATGATGCCATTCATCTACTTAACCAGTTGAGTGCTTATTCTTTATATGCATTAGAAGAAGAGTTAAAGCGTGGCTATATAACAATTCGTGGTGGCCATCGCGTTGGACTAGCAGGGAAAGTGATAACTGAAAAAGGACAAGTGAAAGCAATCCGAGATATTAGTTCTTTTAATATTCGCGTTGCTAGGCAGAAGCTTGGAGTAGCAGAACCTTATGTCAATTATTTGTATAACAGCAATGGCTGGAATAATACGTTAATTGTCGGCCCTCCTCAATCAGGAAAAACAACGTTTTTAAGAGATTTAGCCAGAGTTATTAGTGAAGGTTACGGAGCAATTCCGTCACTGAAAATCGGGATTGTCGATGAACGTTCAGAAATTGCTGGCTCAATAAAAGGAGTTCCCCAACATGATTTAGGCAATCGAGTTGATGTATTAGATGCATGTCCTAAAGCAGAAGGAATGATGATGCTAATTAGGGCAATGAGTCCACAAATATTGATTGTTGATGAGATTGGTAGAAAAGAAGATAGTGAGGCAATTATGGAGGCAATCCATTCAGGAGTAAAAATTATGACAACCGTTCACGGCAATACATTAGAAGATGTCCTTGATCGACCTACTTTAAAAGAGTTAATGAAAATGCATGTGTTTACGCGTTATATTGAATTATCAAGGGGATCTCAGCCTGGGAAAGTAAGCCGAATTAGGGATGAAAACGGAAAAAATGTGGTGAGGTTACATTGA
- the efp gene encoding elongation factor P has product MVSVNDFKTGLTIEVDGGLWQVVEFQHVKPGKGAAFVRSKLRNLRSGAIQEKTFRAGEKVAKARIENHRMAYLYASGDMHTFMDNETYEQLDLSAKQLEYELKFLIENMVVQIMTFQGEILGVELPNIVELKVAETEPGIKGDTSSGGTKSAILETGLTVQVPFFINEGELLSIDTRSASYMSRA; this is encoded by the coding sequence ATGGTTTCCGTTAATGATTTTAAAACAGGTTTAACAATTGAAGTAGATGGAGGTCTTTGGCAAGTTGTTGAATTCCAACACGTGAAACCGGGTAAAGGCGCTGCTTTTGTTCGTTCAAAGCTTCGTAATCTTCGATCAGGTGCAATTCAAGAAAAAACCTTTCGTGCTGGGGAAAAAGTTGCTAAGGCTCGTATCGAAAATCATCGTATGGCTTATCTGTATGCAAGTGGTGACATGCATACATTTATGGACAATGAGACATATGAACAATTGGATTTATCTGCAAAACAATTGGAATATGAATTAAAGTTTTTAATAGAGAATATGGTTGTTCAAATAATGACATTTCAAGGCGAGATACTTGGCGTTGAATTACCAAACATTGTTGAACTGAAAGTAGCTGAAACTGAGCCGGGTATTAAAGGTGACACTTCTTCAGGTGGCACAAAGTCAGCAATCCTTGAAACAGGTTTAACAGTTCAAGTTCCATTCTTTATCAATGAAGGTGAATTACTTAGCATTGATACACGTAGTGCCTCATACATGTCAAGAGCATAA
- the spoIIIAC gene encoding stage III sporulation protein AC, which translates to MGYDVNTIFQIAGIGIVVAMIHTVLKQMGKEDWAHWVTLIGFVVVLYMVASIIDDLFTKIKGVFLFQ; encoded by the coding sequence ATGGGCTATGATGTTAACACAATATTTCAAATTGCGGGCATTGGTATTGTAGTTGCAATGATCCATACCGTATTGAAACAAATGGGAAAGGAAGACTGGGCCCATTGGGTAACTTTAATCGGTTTTGTTGTCGTTTTATATATGGTTGCTTCGATTATTGATGATCTATTTACAAAAATTAAAGGTGTCTTTCTCTTTCAATAA
- the spoIIIAB gene encoding stage III sporulation protein SpoIIIAB, producing the protein MKIIGAALIIMATTWVGFEFAKRLSERPRQLRQLKVALQSLESEIMYGLTPLAEACEHIAKQIPKPISYFFLSFSEGLKIGGASVRSAWEDSLKETWHLTALRNGELEVMSQFGATLGQHDREHQQKQIRLTLTHLEREEGDAIEAQNRYEKMSKSLGFLTGILIVILMI; encoded by the coding sequence TTGAAAATAATCGGAGCAGCTTTAATTATTATGGCAACAACATGGGTAGGTTTTGAGTTTGCAAAACGATTAAGTGAAAGACCACGACAGTTACGACAATTAAAAGTCGCCCTACAATCACTAGAGTCCGAAATCATGTATGGATTAACCCCACTCGCTGAGGCTTGTGAGCATATTGCAAAGCAGATTCCAAAGCCAATTTCTTACTTTTTCCTCTCTTTCTCAGAAGGGTTAAAAATAGGAGGAGCAAGCGTTCGCAGTGCTTGGGAGGACAGTTTAAAAGAGACATGGCATTTAACTGCTTTGCGTAATGGGGAGTTAGAGGTGATGAGCCAGTTTGGAGCTACATTAGGACAGCACGACCGCGAGCACCAGCAAAAGCAAATTCGCTTAACGTTAACCCATTTAGAAAGAGAAGAGGGTGACGCGATTGAGGCCCAAAATCGATATGAAAAAATGTCAAAAAGCCTAGGGTTTCTGACAGGAATACTTATTGTCATCTTAATGATCTAG
- a CDS encoding Xaa-Pro peptidase family protein, with protein MERLIKLRKKMKEEKIDGLLVTSSYNLRYISEFTGTAGVALITETKAVFITDFRYVDQATEEAVNYLIVKHEKSLIEEIANQINVLGIEKLGFEKKYVSYGQFEDYKTHFTKTTLMPISDMIENLRLIKTDHEIKILKDAAKIADSAFEHIVTYIKPGLTELDVSNELEFFMRKNGAVSSSFDIIVASGIRSALPHGVATKKVIKNGELVTLDFGAFYKGYCSDITRTIAVGKPSKELEKIYYTVLEAQARGMNGIKPGMTGKQADALTRDYITEQGYGEYFGHSTGHGLGMEVHEGPGLSMKSATILEPGMVVTVEPGIYISGIGGTRIEDDTVITETGNETLTYSTKELLIIGE; from the coding sequence GTGGAACGATTAATAAAATTAAGAAAGAAAATGAAGGAAGAAAAAATTGATGGTTTGCTAGTTACGAGTAGTTATAATCTTCGTTATATTTCAGAATTTACGGGTACGGCAGGTGTAGCATTAATTACAGAAACAAAGGCAGTTTTTATTACTGACTTTCGTTATGTTGACCAAGCTACTGAGGAAGCTGTGAACTACCTTATTGTCAAACATGAAAAATCTCTAATTGAAGAAATTGCTAACCAAATAAATGTCCTAGGCATTGAAAAGCTTGGTTTCGAAAAAAAATATGTTTCTTATGGTCAATTTGAGGATTATAAAACTCATTTCACGAAGACAACTTTAATGCCCATAAGTGATATGATTGAAAATTTACGCCTAATTAAAACTGATCATGAGATTAAGATACTAAAGGATGCAGCGAAAATTGCTGATAGCGCCTTTGAACATATTGTTACATACATAAAGCCAGGACTTACTGAGTTAGATGTTTCAAATGAGCTAGAATTTTTCATGAGAAAAAATGGTGCAGTCTCATCTTCTTTTGACATAATTGTTGCTTCTGGGATCCGATCTGCCTTGCCACACGGCGTTGCCACAAAAAAAGTGATTAAAAACGGGGAACTAGTAACCCTTGATTTCGGGGCATTTTATAAAGGTTATTGCTCTGATATCACGAGAACAATTGCTGTCGGAAAACCCTCTAAGGAGTTAGAGAAAATTTATTATACCGTTTTAGAAGCACAAGCAAGGGGAATGAATGGTATAAAGCCAGGAATGACTGGAAAACAAGCAGATGCTCTAACGAGAGATTATATTACAGAACAAGGATACGGAGAATATTTTGGACACTCCACAGGACACGGACTAGGAATGGAAGTTCATGAAGGCCCAGGTCTATCAATGAAATCAGCGACGATACTTGAGCCAGGAATGGTTGTAACAGTTGAGCCAGGAATTTATATTTCTGGAATCGGCGGAACTCGAATTGAAGACGACACGGTAATAACTGAAACCGGAAATGAAACACTAACTTATTCTACAAAAGAATTACTAATAATTGGTGAATGA
- the proB gene encoding glutamate 5-kinase, which translates to MVSKAQKRVVIKIGSSSLTSLSGDISRRKIERLTDQVAELKDLGHEVVLVSSGAVAAGYRTLGFISRPTSLPEKQAAASVGQGRLIETYSELFSSHGYVASQILITRSDFSDEKNYINVRNTINVLLECGVVPIVNENDTVTTDRLRFGDNDTLSAKVAGLVDADQLIILSDIDGLYNADPGKDTSAELIKEVTEITADIEDMAGEPCSALGTGGMRSKIDAFKISMASGIPSFLGRSGVHNILVDAVNEKAHGTYFKVKEPELNLNHKRQWIAFNSGPEGEIIIQDDVKTAIIDDKESLYSSQVYQINGYFKEGSVVRILDVNKNKIGLGMVNHSSTDLQHFQLENREQTVSNKVVVHNESFVCELNAPIPVGV; encoded by the coding sequence ATGGTATCGAAAGCTCAAAAGAGAGTCGTTATTAAAATAGGAAGCAGCTCACTAACGAGCCTTTCAGGTGATATTAGTAGAAGAAAGATTGAACGTTTAACCGATCAAGTCGCTGAGTTAAAAGATCTGGGACACGAAGTTGTACTTGTATCATCAGGAGCTGTTGCAGCTGGTTATCGTACACTTGGCTTTATTTCACGTCCAACTTCATTACCCGAAAAACAGGCAGCGGCATCAGTTGGACAAGGACGCTTGATCGAAACGTACTCTGAGTTATTTTCATCGCATGGCTATGTGGCCTCACAGATTTTAATTACACGTAGTGATTTTTCTGATGAAAAAAATTACATCAATGTGAGAAATACAATAAATGTTTTGCTAGAATGCGGTGTTGTGCCAATCGTTAACGAAAACGATACAGTAACAACCGATCGCTTGCGCTTTGGTGATAATGATACACTTTCAGCCAAAGTTGCTGGTCTTGTTGATGCTGACCAGCTAATTATTTTATCGGATATCGACGGACTCTATAATGCAGATCCTGGTAAAGACACATCTGCTGAGCTTATTAAAGAAGTAACGGAGATTACAGCGGACATTGAAGACATGGCAGGAGAGCCATGTTCGGCTTTAGGAACTGGTGGCATGCGCTCTAAAATAGATGCATTTAAAATCTCTATGGCTTCTGGCATTCCTTCATTCCTTGGACGTTCAGGCGTCCACAACATTTTAGTTGACGCTGTAAATGAAAAGGCTCATGGAACTTATTTTAAAGTAAAAGAGCCAGAACTAAATTTAAATCATAAACGTCAATGGATCGCATTTAACTCAGGACCTGAAGGTGAAATAATTATCCAAGATGATGTAAAAACTGCGATTATCGATGATAAAGAAAGTCTTTATTCAAGCCAAGTTTATCAAATTAATGGCTACTTTAAAGAGGGATCCGTTGTACGAATTCTTGATGTAAATAAAAATAAGATTGGTCTTGGTATGGTAAATCACTCCTCTACTGATTTGCAACATTTTCAGCTAGAAAACAGAGAACAAACTGTTTCAAACAAAGTAGTGGTACACAACGAATCATTTGTCTGTGAGCTTAATGCTCCTATACCAGTTGGAGTTTAA
- a CDS encoding YqhV family protein yields the protein MKDWIATIETAVLSMVILRMISGVIEITAATLMLKYNAVDKALMINAALAIVGPIILITTMSIGLIGVAEKLSISKLLLIGCGVLLILIGLRR from the coding sequence ATGAAAGACTGGATTGCCACTATTGAAACGGCTGTTCTTAGTATGGTTATTTTAAGAATGATTTCTGGTGTCATTGAAATTACTGCGGCAACACTAATGCTTAAATATAATGCTGTCGATAAGGCATTAATGATTAATGCAGCATTAGCAATTGTTGGACCAATTATCTTAATTACGACGATGAGCATTGGTTTAATCGGTGTCGCTGAGAAGCTTTCTATTAGCAAGCTTCTACTGATTGGCTGTGGAGTGCTATTAATTTTAATAGGACTACGCCGTTAA
- the spoIIIAD gene encoding stage III sporulation protein AD: MEIIQIVGLGLITTFLALVVKEQKPIFAFLLTVFSGVLIFIFLIDQIYLIVTMLQKIAVNANINMIYIQTILKIIGIAYIAEFGAQIAKDAGQGSIASKIELAGKVFILVMAIPIITAIIETVIGLLPN, from the coding sequence ATTGAAATTATTCAAATAGTCGGCTTAGGATTAATTACAACGTTTCTAGCACTTGTAGTGAAAGAACAAAAACCAATCTTTGCATTTTTACTGACTGTTTTTTCCGGTGTACTTATCTTTATTTTTCTGATTGACCAAATTTATCTAATTGTTACAATGCTTCAAAAAATAGCTGTAAATGCAAATATAAACATGATCTATATTCAAACGATTTTAAAAATTATTGGTATTGCTTATATCGCTGAATTTGGAGCGCAAATCGCTAAAGATGCGGGGCAAGGTTCGATCGCTTCAAAAATCGAGTTAGCTGGGAAGGTTTTTATTTTAGTTATGGCTATCCCAATCATCACAGCAATTATTGAAACTGTAATTGGGTTACTACCGAATTAG
- a CDS encoding glutamate-5-semialdehyde dehydrogenase — protein sequence MTRVVEPVNVKKQAKLAQIASKELGLLSTEDKNAALYIIADKIDANVSNIIEGNNLDLANGRKALYDDAYIDRLSLSEARIKEFAEGLRKVAKLDDSTGEIVSQWTLDNGLDVQTIRVPLGVIGMIYEARPNVTADATGLALKSGNAIVLKGGSSAIHSNRAIVKVIKEALVSTKISEDAVQFIDSTDRAATEQLFTMKEHIDVLIPRGGGKLIQAVVNNATVPVLETGVGNCHIYIDKGADVDKAINIFINAKTDRPAVCNAAETLIVHEAFLAAHQDRLIEAFNKHNIGVYGDDKVLSAIPNAIRATEKHWAEEFLSLDVAMKVVSNVDEAIAHIDVYGTKHSEAIVTEDEETAKRFKGLVDAAAVYHNASTRFTDGSVLGFGAEIGISTQKLHARGPMGLKELTTIKYVMSGNGQIR from the coding sequence GTGACAAGAGTAGTCGAACCAGTAAACGTAAAAAAACAGGCGAAATTAGCACAAATAGCTTCAAAGGAACTTGGACTTTTATCAACAGAAGACAAAAACGCAGCGCTTTATATAATTGCAGACAAGATAGATGCGAATGTAAGTAACATTATCGAAGGTAATAATCTGGATTTAGCGAATGGACGTAAAGCGCTTTATGACGATGCGTATATTGATCGTCTATCGCTAAGCGAAGCACGTATCAAAGAGTTTGCTGAAGGACTTCGTAAAGTAGCGAAACTTGACGACTCAACAGGCGAAATTGTCTCGCAATGGACACTTGATAACGGCTTAGATGTTCAAACGATTCGTGTTCCCCTAGGTGTAATCGGCATGATCTATGAAGCTCGTCCAAATGTAACGGCCGATGCTACGGGACTTGCGCTTAAATCAGGGAATGCTATTGTACTAAAAGGTGGCTCATCAGCAATTCACTCAAACCGTGCAATTGTAAAAGTGATAAAAGAAGCACTCGTTTCAACGAAGATTTCTGAAGATGCTGTTCAATTTATCGATAGCACGGATCGAGCGGCCACCGAACAACTCTTCACGATGAAAGAGCACATTGACGTGTTGATCCCAAGAGGTGGCGGCAAGCTTATCCAAGCGGTCGTTAACAATGCCACCGTTCCTGTACTTGAAACAGGTGTTGGCAATTGTCACATCTATATCGACAAAGGTGCCGACGTTGACAAAGCGATCAACATCTTTATCAATGCAAAAACAGATCGTCCAGCTGTGTGCAATGCAGCAGAAACACTAATTGTACATGAAGCATTTTTAGCTGCTCATCAAGATAGGTTAATTGAAGCATTCAACAAACATAACATTGGTGTATATGGTGATGACAAAGTATTATCAGCGATTCCAAACGCTATTCGTGCAACAGAAAAACACTGGGCAGAAGAATTCTTAAGCTTAGATGTTGCCATGAAGGTTGTTTCAAACGTCGATGAAGCCATTGCACATATTGACGTATATGGTACAAAACACTCCGAAGCGATTGTCACTGAAGATGAAGAAACAGCAAAACGATTCAAAGGGCTTGTCGATGCTGCAGCAGTTTATCATAATGCTTCTACTCGTTTTACAGACGGAAGCGTACTTGGTTTTGGTGCTGAAATTGGTATCTCAACACAAAAGCTACACGCAAGAGGTCCAATGGGCTTAAAAGAATTAACAACGATTAAGTATGTAATGAGCGGGAATGGTCAAATTCGCTAA
- the splB gene encoding spore photoproduct lyase produces the protein MEPFIPQLVYIEPKALEYPLGIELKTKFEKMGIEIRETTSHNQVRNIPGENENQKYRNAKSTLVIGVRKTLKFDQSKPSAEYAIPLATGCMGHCHYCYLQTTMGDKPYLRAYVNLEEIFAAAGKYIKEREPEITRFEAACTSDIVGLDHLTHSLKKAIEFFGQTELGRLRFVTKYHHVDHLLDAKHNGNSRFRFSLNSNYVIKNFEPGTSSFEARIEAAGKVAKAHYPLGFILAPLYRHENWQEGYLELFQKLKATLPEYATKDLTFELIQHRFTKTAKRTILKRYPKSKLEMNEEERKYKWGKYGRGKYVYKNEEADELRAVIEGYIQSFFPNAKIEYFT, from the coding sequence ATGGAACCATTCATTCCACAACTCGTATATATTGAGCCGAAAGCACTTGAATATCCCCTCGGTATTGAATTGAAAACTAAATTTGAAAAAATGGGTATTGAAATTAGAGAAACAACGTCACACAACCAAGTCAGAAATATTCCTGGTGAAAACGAGAATCAAAAATACCGAAATGCCAAATCAACGCTTGTAATTGGAGTTCGAAAAACGTTAAAATTTGACCAATCAAAGCCGTCGGCTGAGTACGCAATCCCTTTAGCCACAGGGTGTATGGGCCATTGTCACTATTGTTATTTACAAACAACGATGGGTGATAAACCATACCTTCGTGCATACGTCAATTTAGAAGAGATCTTTGCAGCAGCAGGAAAATATATTAAAGAAAGAGAGCCGGAAATCACCCGCTTTGAAGCTGCCTGTACATCGGACATTGTTGGACTTGATCATTTAACTCACTCATTAAAAAAAGCAATTGAATTTTTTGGCCAAACTGAGCTAGGTCGCCTACGTTTTGTTACAAAGTATCACCATGTCGATCATTTATTAGATGCGAAACATAACGGAAATTCTCGATTCCGATTTAGTTTAAATTCTAATTACGTCATTAAAAATTTTGAACCTGGAACATCTTCTTTTGAGGCTAGAATCGAAGCTGCTGGTAAGGTAGCAAAAGCTCATTATCCGCTAGGGTTTATATTAGCACCACTTTATCGTCATGAAAATTGGCAAGAGGGTTATTTAGAATTGTTTCAGAAATTAAAGGCGACTTTACCGGAGTATGCAACAAAAGATTTAACCTTTGAATTAATTCAACATCGCTTCACAAAAACCGCTAAACGGACGATATTAAAACGTTATCCTAAGTCAAAGTTAGAAATGAATGAAGAAGAAAGAAAATATAAATGGGGAAAATATGGTAGGGGGAAGTATGTTTATAAAAATGAAGAGGCGGATGAATTAAGAGCTGTGATCGAAGGTTATATTCAGAGCTTTTTCCCTAACGCTAAAATTGAATATTTTACTTAA
- the proC gene encoding pyrroline-5-carboxylate reductase, with the protein MSTNLRVAFIGAGKMAEAMISGIVQTGTLDPHHIVATNRSNEERLLELHNRYGIQGIIRDKVKLSSFDVIILAMKPKDAEDCLLAIKDELTPNQVVMSVLAGISTEYMENYLQEGQQVIRVMPNTSSMLRESATAISAGQNVTMKNVTLAKNLLACIGQVYLIEETQMDLFTGIAGSGPAYFYYLMEHIEKTALANGMSAIQAREIGAQTIFGAAKMMIEREESTTELRKNVTSPNGTTAAGLEALANSGGGKAIKAAVEGAMNRSKEMTSQLEKVTI; encoded by the coding sequence ATGTCAACGAATTTACGGGTAGCCTTTATCGGGGCAGGAAAGATGGCAGAGGCAATGATTTCAGGAATCGTCCAAACAGGGACGTTAGATCCTCACCATATTGTAGCAACAAACCGAAGCAATGAGGAAAGATTATTAGAACTGCACAACCGATATGGGATACAAGGAATTATACGAGACAAAGTCAAGCTATCATCATTTGACGTGATTATATTGGCGATGAAGCCAAAAGATGCTGAAGATTGTCTTCTAGCCATTAAAGATGAACTAACTCCTAATCAAGTTGTCATGAGCGTACTTGCAGGGATTTCAACAGAATATATGGAAAACTATTTACAAGAAGGACAACAAGTGATTCGCGTCATGCCTAATACGTCTAGTATGCTCCGTGAGTCAGCAACTGCTATTTCTGCAGGACAAAACGTAACAATGAAAAATGTTACATTGGCTAAAAACCTCCTTGCATGTATCGGACAAGTCTATTTAATTGAAGAAACTCAAATGGATTTGTTTACTGGAATAGCCGGTAGCGGTCCCGCTTACTTTTATTATCTAATGGAACACATTGAAAAAACAGCTCTTGCAAACGGCATGAGTGCAATTCAAGCAAGAGAGATTGGTGCTCAAACGATTTTTGGAGCTGCAAAAATGATGATTGAACGAGAAGAATCAACAACCGAACTTAGAAAAAACGTAACATCCCCTAATGGTACAACAGCGGCGGGACTAGAAGCACTTGCTAATAGTGGTGGCGGAAAAGCGATTAAAGCAGCCGTTGAAGGAGCAATGAATCGCTCAAAAGAAATGACAAGCCAACTAGAAAAAGTTACTATTTAA
- the mntR gene encoding transcriptional regulator MntR, translating to MPTPSMEDYLERIYLIIEDKGYARVSDIAEALEVHPSSVTKMVQKLDQTEYVLYEKYRGFVLTPMGKKIGKRLVYRHELLEEFLRIVGVNDDKIYQDVEGIEHHLSWDAIDRIGDLVQYFEEDPTRIDSLRQIQKKNQSEQSE from the coding sequence ATGCCAACACCAAGTATGGAAGATTATTTAGAGAGAATATATTTAATTATAGAAGACAAAGGATATGCCAGAGTTTCTGATATAGCAGAAGCGCTAGAAGTCCATCCATCCTCTGTTACAAAAATGGTCCAAAAATTAGACCAAACAGAATACGTACTTTATGAAAAATATCGGGGATTTGTGTTAACCCCAATGGGAAAAAAAATTGGCAAACGACTAGTTTATCGCCATGAACTTTTAGAAGAATTCTTGAGAATTGTCGGTGTTAACGATGATAAAATTTACCAAGATGTTGAAGGGATTGAACACCACTTAAGTTGGGATGCAATTGACCGAATCGGGGATCTAGTTCAATATTTTGAAGAAGATCCAACGAGAATTGATTCCCTTAGACAAATTCAAAAAAAAAACCAATCTGAACAAAGTGAATAA
- a CDS encoding SA1362 family protein, whose translation MTRYSFHPLILTVLGLSIIGLFYRLYTDPIGLISQVLFMVAFVAIIFFLAKKFLAHKLGTDANYSSQYQKAKRKNSRRTAASNVVPHKKKNDSKKMARPLIKKRSEVNLTVIEGKKTKKKNRALF comes from the coding sequence ATGACTCGTTACTCTTTTCATCCACTTATTTTAACTGTTTTAGGCTTATCAATCATCGGTTTATTTTATCGACTTTACACGGATCCAATTGGTTTAATAAGCCAAGTTTTATTTATGGTTGCATTTGTAGCGATAATTTTCTTTTTAGCTAAGAAATTTCTAGCCCATAAATTAGGTACTGATGCAAATTATAGCTCCCAGTACCAAAAAGCAAAAAGAAAAAATTCCCGCCGGACGGCAGCAAGCAACGTTGTGCCTCACAAAAAGAAGAATGATTCAAAAAAAATGGCACGCCCATTAATTAAAAAGCGTTCAGAGGTTAATTTAACTGTTATTGAAGGGAAAAAGACTAAGAAAAAAAATCGAGCTCTTTTTTAG
- a CDS encoding YqhR family membrane protein, which produces MENLEQNKHEQPVSFNATVTSIGFFGGLIWGIVGYLAFFFNFIRVGPGLVLMPWALGDWKNGFIGHMIGIIVISILSIAVAFLYRFIFARFNSMWPGIAYGFFLWLVVFYLLNPILPGLKPLIKLDLNTIVTGICLYILYGVFIGYSISYEYSEQES; this is translated from the coding sequence ATGGAAAATCTTGAACAAAATAAACATGAACAGCCAGTAAGTTTTAATGCAACAGTGACCTCTATTGGTTTTTTTGGTGGACTAATTTGGGGTATTGTCGGTTATTTAGCTTTCTTTTTTAATTTTATTCGTGTGGGCCCGGGTTTAGTATTAATGCCATGGGCGTTAGGTGATTGGAAAAATGGTTTTATTGGTCATATGATCGGAATTATCGTTATTTCAATTTTATCTATTGCCGTCGCTTTCTTATATCGGTTTATTTTCGCCAGGTTTAATAGTATGTGGCCAGGGATTGCGTATGGATTTTTTTTATGGTTAGTTGTTTTTTATTTATTAAATCCAATACTTCCAGGTTTAAAGCCACTCATAAAATTAGACTTAAACACAATAGTTACTGGAATATGTTTATATATATTATATGGTGTATTTATTGGTTATTCGATCTCATATGAGTATAGTGAGCAAGAGTCTTAG